One Cervus canadensis isolate Bull #8, Minnesota chromosome 13, ASM1932006v1, whole genome shotgun sequence DNA segment encodes these proteins:
- the LOC122451758 gene encoding WD repeat-containing protein 26-like has protein sequence MAVTKYVKETVGPCQSPGLGPTALGTSRLLTSGHDTHLLKLLKTLEGHAYGVSYIAWSPDDNYLVACGPDDCSELWLWNVQTGELRTKMSQSHEDSLTSVAWNPDGKRFVTGGQRGQFYQCDLDGNLLDSWEGVRVQCLWCLSDGKTVLASDTHQRIRGYNFEDLTDRNIVQEDHPIMSFTISKNGRLALLNVATQGVHLWDLQDRVLVRKYQGVTQGFYTIHSCFGGHNEDFIASGSEDHKVYIWHKRSELPIAELTGHTRTVNCVSWNPQIPSMMASASDDGTVRIWGPAPFIDHQNIEEECSSMDS, from the exons ATGGCTGTCACCAAGTATGTGAAAGAGACGGTGGGCCCCTgtcagagcccagggctggggccCACGGCTCTGGGGACTTCCAGGCTGCTTACCTCAGGTCAC GATACACACCTTCTAAAACTGCTTAAAACATTAGAAGGACATGCTTACGGCGTTTCTTATATTGCATGGAGTCCTGATGACAACTATCTTGTTGCTTGTGGCCCAGATGACTGCTCTGAGCTTTGGCTTTGGAATGTACAA ACGGGAGAGCTAAGGACAAAAATGAGCCAATCTCATGAAGACAGTTTAACAAGTGTGGCTTGGAATCCAGATGGGAAACGCTTTGTGACTGGAGGTCAGCGTGGGCAGTTCTATCAATGT GATTTAGATGGTAATCTCCTTGACTCTTGGGAAGGAGTGAGAGTGCAATGCCTTTGGTGCTTGAGTGACGGGAAGACTGTTCTGGCATCAGATACACACCAGCGAATTCGGGGATATAACTTCGAGGACCTTACAGATAGGAACAT AGTACAAGAAGATCATCCCATTATGTCTTTTACTATTTCAAAGAATGGCCGATTAGCTTTGTTAAATGTAGCAACTCAG GGAGTTCATTTATGGGACTTGCAAGACAGAGTTTTAGTAAGAAAGTATCAAGGTGTTACACAAGGGTTTTATACGATTCATTCATGTTTTGGAGGCCATAATGAAGACTTCATCGCTAGTGGCAGTGAAG ATCACAAGGTTTACATCTGGCACAAACGTAGTGAACTGCCAATTGCGGAGCTGACAGGGCACACACGTACAGTCAACTGCGTGAGCTGGAACCCGCAGATTCCATCCATGATGGCCAGCGCCTCAGATGACGGCACTGTTAGGATATGGGGACCAGCACCTTTTATAGACCACCAGAATATTGAAG AGGAATGCAGTAGCATGGATAGTTGA
- the CNIH4 gene encoding protein cornichon homolog 4 isoform X1, translating into MEAVVFVFSLLDCCALIFLSVYFIITLSDLECDYINARSCCSKLNKWVIPELVGHTLVTVLMLISLHWFIFLLNLPVASWNIYRYIMVPSGNMGVFDPTEIHNRGQLKSHMKEAMIKLGFHLLCFFMYLYSMILALIND; encoded by the exons ATGGAGGCGGTGGTGTTCGTCTTCTCTCTCCTCGACTGTTGCGCGCTCATCTTCCTTTCGGTGTACTTC ATAATTACATTGTCTGATTTAGAATGTGATTACATTAATGCTAGATCATGTTGCTCAAAATTAAACAAG TGGGTAATTCCAGAATTGGTTGGCCATACTCTTGTCACTGTACTAATGCTCATTTCATTGCACTGGTTCATCTTCCTTCTGAACTTGCCTGTTGCCTCTTGGAATATATATCG GTACATCATGGTGCCCAGTGGTAACATGGGAGTATTTGATCCAACAGAAATACACAATCGAGGGCAGCTGAAGTCGCACATGAAAGAAGCCATGATCAAACTCGGCTTCCacctcctctgtttcttcatgtaTCTTTACAG TATGATTTTAGCTTTGATAAATGACTGA
- the CNIH4 gene encoding protein cornichon homolog 4 isoform X2 has translation MLISLHWFIFLLNLPVASWNIYRYIMVPSGNMGVFDPTEIHNRGQLKSHMKEAMIKLGFHLLCFFMYLYSMILALIND, from the exons ATGCTCATTTCATTGCACTGGTTCATCTTCCTTCTGAACTTGCCTGTTGCCTCTTGGAATATATATCG GTACATCATGGTGCCCAGTGGTAACATGGGAGTATTTGATCCAACAGAAATACACAATCGAGGGCAGCTGAAGTCGCACATGAAAGAAGCCATGATCAAACTCGGCTTCCacctcctctgtttcttcatgtaTCTTTACAG TATGATTTTAGCTTTGATAAATGACTGA